A stretch of the Elephas maximus indicus isolate mEleMax1 chromosome 3, mEleMax1 primary haplotype, whole genome shotgun sequence genome encodes the following:
- the C3H1orf174 gene encoding UPF0688 protein C1orf174 homolog yields the protein MRSRKLPDGVRSSARLRSRGCPAAELASAQEVDVPKSAKAVCLTSSSHKTDRRISKKFKHDKDNLVKSELQKLVTKSASASLPKIAPKTPCANEPLELGGHCTEPPGNEAGASVQQEAEGLPLSHCGILRDECPTQTDDGLSPPKHSAAPEAQLSNSSSAAQDESALEAEEAQKPPLQMDNSVFLDDDSNQPMPVSRFFGNVELMQDLPPASSACPSMSRREFRKMHFRAKDDDDEDDDAEM from the exons ATGAGGAGCCGGAAG CTCCCAGATGGAGTGCGGTCATCAGCTCGCCTGAGGAGCCGAGGGTGCCCAGCCGCCGAGTTGGCCTCTGCACAGGAAGTGGATGTCCCCAAGTCGGCCAAGGCCGTGTGTCTG ACTTCATCGTCACACAAAACTGACAGGCGAATTTCCAAGAAGTTCAAGCATGACAAAGATAATCTTGTGAAATCAGAGTTACAGAAGCTCGTCACTAAAAGTGCTAGTGCTTCCTTGCCAAAAATAGCACCCAAGACCCCTTGCGCAAACGAGCCTCTGGAGCTTGGTGGACACTGCACAGAGCCCCCAGGGAACGAGGCTGGCGCGTCTGTGCAGCAGGAGGCTGAAGGCCTCCCACTCAGCCACTGTGGCATCCTAAGGGACGAGTGTCCTACACAGACTGACGATGGCTTGTCCCCGCCAAAGCACAGCGCAGCTCCTGAAGCACAATTGTCTAACAGCAGCTCCGCAGCACAGGATGAGTCAGCGCTGGAAGCCGAGGAGGCACAGAAGCCACCACTTCAGATGGACAACAGCGTCTTCCTTGACGACGACAGCAACCAGCCCATGCCCGTGAGCCGGTTCTTCGGGAACGTTGAGCTCATGCAG gaccttccacctGCGTCTTCAGCTTGTCCTTCCATGAGCAGACgagaattcaggaaaatgcaTTTCAGAGCCAAAGACGATGACGATGAAGATGATGATGCAGAAATGTAG